The DNA segment tattatgttacgGATACCAAAATTGACTGTTCGCGTTTTGGACATTCAATTTAATGGTTAAGTTGCagaattgtttgttttaaaacctgATTACTTGCCAAATACACGTACCACCGACTACGTTATTCATACAATTACTAAATGACCCGTTGAACTTTGTATCacctacatatatttgtgtcattttatatagtatttgaAGTACCAAAGCATGGTTcggtatacatttattatagcGAAAATAGCGTTAACTTAGTTCAACATTccagaatttttatataaatacacattatGTGCATCTTATATCTTAACCAAACAtgtatttatgattaatttctATATAGGCGAGTAATAATAGCCTGACCTGCCAGTTTTCCGTAACTTTTTCCTTCACCGGTACCTAATTCCCTTCAAAGAAAAAGCCATCATACTATGAGCCAGTGTTCTGTATACGCGCATAAGctgatatttattaagacttaTAATATTCAGGGTACTTACTTGTATTATATCTGGTGGCCCACCAGAATAACGGAAGATGAGATGTAGGGGATAGCGGGgaagaattttaaaactgtCTCGGAGATGTCTTCTCCAAATTATTCAAGTTGAATAATTTGGAGAAGACATCTTTCTTCGAATACTAGTGTAAAACATAATGGACGTGGACTTAAAGTAATCTAAAGTAGTACTCAAATAaagcctattttatttttatttttacttatatagataGGGTTTCATATcatgtttataaaactatttataacgCAGCATATTTCCTTATGAGGATGTAACTTCCGTTATTAATGCCACGattcttaaatattgtattgtagttTAAGTAGGtatgaattttttgttttaatagaaatttacgcgaaaataaaataaatgagtacaataaacattaaaataatattctacagAGTTTCCTTAGTCatcgaaaaataaattccaattttccttcattatctttatttatagtaaaaaaactgGGATTTTTTCTACTACCCTGTGGATTGTATTTCTAATATTCTTTTCCTAAGATAGATTGAACTAATCAATATTAACTGCACAGATTTTCTATTGACTTATGTGATACGggataaatatagtttatacgTCTTAAAACCTCTATCTTCTAAACAAAGTCTGTTAAATCatactgtataaaaatacatcaaaaatcgtataattaagtaacactttaatataatatcctCTCAAAATACTCATGAATGTTTTTCTATAGTGGCATTACCGGAAATAGTTAGAACGGCTTGCTCACGATGTTCGCCATCACAAAAGAGGCTCGCACAGAAAACCTTCGAAGCCTTCAACCTGTACTTGCACGATGACTACAATACACTGAAGAGTCGATTGGATCCTGAGAACAGATTTTTCGCGAACTTTTTAAGGACTATATCCAAATCAagataaagtttatttcaaatatataattaagttactTGATTAGGTGAgttctttcttcttttatgTTCTTTCTTTAAGTAATTAGGCCCAGTCTGGCTATGACCTTGATTGTTCTGCTTTTCTTCCCTGTAACGTGGTCGTTAGACTGTATCACAAAtataatgaaacatttaaatcttaaatccATTACCAAATAATGGTTGTACTGTTTTTGTaaccaaaaatttaaatatttataaattgcaatattttttcgCCCATTTCACAGGAATTTTTCCTTTAGTCATGAATCAGTATAAGAAGTCTAATCAGTATGatcaataagtatttaatagatTAAACTAAATGTATTGACGTTTAACCCAGTCAGGGTTGAAATACGCTATCATACCTGAGAACAAACAATACATTTctaattcataaaacaaaacaaaaccgTATTACCATCCTCCTTCAGGGAATTTTATGTTACTCAACAATTTCCTGGCAATATCTGCGTGGCCAATACAATTTCGGCATCAACAGTTACGAATAAAAGTGATACCACCAGCCTTACTATATCATACGAAAGGCGCAGAATTGCTTGCGTAAAACCACTGCTGTGAACTATGCGCCGTTGGTAGTGGTAGATTTATCGTGGTCAATATAAAAGCAATGTCGCACTCTGCATTGGCTAGTTCTTTGGGTCCCTTATACCGAGTAAAAGGTTTGTGACAAATGTAGTGTCAGAATTTGCTTTACGAATTACGTATTCCATACATGTTCTTGGAAGGGGAGAACGTTCCATTGTCTATTTGATACAGTGTTTATAGTGCTTTGTATTCGAAATTCGATTATCACATATATACTATCGGTTTGATGCTATTCTTCCGTTTTTCCATttgtcaatttattaataatcgcGTAACTCGTTTTCAGTGAGACAACgcgatttttttgtttattacacgCGTTAACTgagtaagaataataataataaagcataAAGTATACAGTTATTCTTGAGTACATTGTATAGAATATTAGTTTAGAACGTtactcttttatttaaattttcaacaaaatataaatatagctgcattattacttataacatataaatcgGCCAgcatgttaaatttatagtcTCATTTGATTGTGTCTCTGTTGGCTAGTATTTTttggattaattttattcaaatgaaatGCTTTAACAGtcaaattatttcagattTTATGATGAGGGCCGTCTTTGTCTTAGCGTGTTTGGTTCTTGCGGTGTCGGCTGTAGAGAAATATAGTTCAAAGTACGATAACTTTGATGTCGACACTTTGATCTCTAATGAACGACTTCTGAAGACATACATCAACTGTTTCTTGGACAAAGGCAGATGCACCTCAGAAGGAGCTGACTTCAAAAGTAAGTACAAAGTTTCTTACATGAACtgatgattaaaaaaactgtcCTATCATAATTAAAGTTGTTTTTGACGATGTCACCTTAAAAATCACATTAttgtagaaatatatttgaaatcttTCGacacatttatgtattaataatcgTATCGTATTTaggtaaacaaaataaataaaaaagaaaatctttgcattaaaaaaactgtccTATCGTAAAAAAAGGTGTTTCCGACGATGtcatattacaaacaaatccacatttttgtataaatatatttgaaatcattCGACACATCGTTGTACTTTATCTATGAAAAATCGTAtcgtatatatgtaaacaaaatatttaaaaaagaaaatcttaacattattttattagatagatttaatgtttcaaaagtaaattaaattgactAAGTACAATCACGAtaagattgaattaattatacagtATACCGGTTTTTAGTATGCTATGACCccaatattttgtacaaacTACCAATAGATGCATTAGGTCAACTTGCAATTTACCTCAAACCTTTAAGTGTTGAGGAAAATGTAAAAAGCATGAGTCATACGTGTTCGTAGATGATCAGGCATTTGTGCCAAACGCATATCCCCGATTTTCACTGGAAGACATGGTTTGCTTGCGAtggatttctttaaaatataaatttgaattgtgCAGCCTTGATCACAAAAATACTACATAAGATGAAAATCATTAACGATTGTTTTTACCTGTATATACCTAAAGTTAATTTCtcattggtatttttttaaatcagattTAGTTAAGGAGacttttatattcaaatggcgcgacaaaatataaataatgtatatttacaatacttgTGTAGTCTTGCAATGTGCGCACAGGATACATTGCGTTACTATACATAAAGGTCGAGGTTGATTCAAGGACGTAGCCGGCCTTGGTTCACTAAGAggataatttcttataaagtaatacatttcttaattaCTTGAAtacataagtatatttaataaatatcacacacaataatgataataataacagcctttattcagatacattttagattatattttatatacatttaaataaatttccacTTTAATCCAAttctggtgcatctgtgtgcccttttttggcaaaggcctcctccaaatctcGCCATTCCTTTCTGCAccgtgccactctctgccatgtaccacctgccgtttctttaatgtggttCACACCTcagttgtctccctcttttgcgtttgctgtaccttgagcaccagttaagcagttttttgctccacttttctgtacaTCACACACAAacgtatacttaaataatcatacttcatacatttttaaatgaaattgtgTGTTAAACTCAACCAGATTCTCACACGTAATCACAAGAATGAAACTTTCCAATATAGTAAAGACAACTCCGCTCCATACACGGAAGTCTTCCAGATTTTCCTTTACATAAGACTGTGATTTATATATAGCGACTGATGTTATTTACCGTTATAAATTgcctattatataaagaagTTGCTGAGGTGTTATGTTGTTGTTATGTCATAGCATTctgcaataatatttgttgcaATCATATTGCAGGGCACCGATCCGCTCTCTTTAATCTTTATGGTTTCGGTATGAATTTTAAGTTGCATTATAAGGGCTGtgcgttaattatttttatttgtaatatgcgTGCAACAACTGTAAATAGGTCATTACATCACTCtgcaaaatcaaaatcaaaaatcatttattcatatagtatttattaatacatgaaATAATCTGCAACATTctttgtccatgggcggcgggctcacttaacatcaagtgagcctcagCCCTtatgcctgacacatgtcACCTATCGTTGGACATACCGGATTCCTCAAGACGTCTATAACCTTGTTACCATGAATATCAGTATCATTAATATAACTGTGTCTTCTTTAGAGCACTTACCAGAGGCAATAGAGACGACCTGCGGAAAATGCAGTGAAAAACAGAAAAGCAACatcaaaaaagttattaaggCCATCCAGCAGAAACATCCCAAGCAATGGGACGAGCTCGTCAAGAAGAACGACCCAACAGGCAAACACAGAGAAAACTTTGATAAATTCATCCAAGGAagctaaatttttaatactcctttttttttaaacggtaGGTAGTACACAATGGTGTATCTAGGCaacgaaattataaataacaatttaatttgccTAATTAACGACTGATGGACAAAGCATCGGgcagtaaaatatattgtttgctTTTATACTGATTTTAGGTGATCGTTAAATCATAACCTATCTACTAACCCTTTTCAAAGTTCATTTTTATTCTCTAATTCCCATcgacataatattaattgtgtaCCAAGATTGACTTTATAATGAGGCTCCAATGAATTGTTATAACATATAAGattgtgataaaaaatattaaaaaacacggGGCATTTGAATGTGCTTGTGTAGActgatataataaagaaattgtgataatttttgttttatatttttaacctcttgatttttagacattttgatgaaaatctGCAACTTTAAGTCTAGGTACTTGTAGTTAGAATGGTTTTGAATGGcaaatatgtgtataaaatcttatttttcaaTTGAACATTTCTGATTTACCTCTAACATATAcaactattaaaaacataatataaagtgtttaaaaaagtaaaaacatattgtagggatgtaataaagaaaacttttttttttatgtaaaaaatttaacttattatataaccaatagaacaaggggcaaacggctcacctgatgttaagtgataccgctgcccatggacacttgagtgcattgccggccttttaagaattgctatACGctcttgttaaatatatatatgctgGCGGTTTTTGTTCCTCAGCACTCgatgaacataaataataaattaaattggcataCGTTAAAgatgattattattgttattattattaaaataaacagttagCTTTAGCCCAGGATTTAATGATATATCCTGTTACAACGGGCTGAATCCAAGTGaacatagattttttatgtgtaacactctaaaaagaagaaaattgcTCGATATTCTtgccatatttattttattttccaatgatttttaaaaaattaattcgtgAGGTTTTTGGTCTCAATTTAAGAAATTCCTGTAATTATTTTGGGAAATTTCTGAAGGTGGATAAAATGATAATACTATGGGTAATTTTGAACTGTATATTTcgtgatttaaaatatgattatgtaTATCACTACACCACTATTAGAATACTTCAAGAGATAAATGAATCAGTGAGACATAAATGTTGAGTAAGGCTtgtatgtgtgtttgtgtgtcaGGCGAGGTCAGTTGCGCCAGGCTGCAGCGTGACGTAAGCGGTTGTATAATGTAATCTGTGCAATCGTTAAAtctctgtttattttttaccacGGTTTAAATTAGTCACAAGACGATGATGACTATGGTCAAAACCTTTAATGTTTCGTGTTTCAGGCATATCCCGTTAAATTAATTGAGTAGATGGAAGCAgatgtttcatttaattctATATAGAATTGGTTGTCAGACATCTGCACGTCTACATCGATTATCGGGAAAGTCACGTCTGTTTTTTTCACTCTATAGACTAACGAGACAttctgataatattattaacatactaaattacaacaaatatgtattagaaTTAATCATATGAGTTTTAATAGTGGCTGATCTCTTTTTAGCCAAATTGATTGGGCTATTAACAAATACTTAGCTTAGGTTATGATTACAATTAGTTTGTCATATCTGATGAAGGCCAGTTTTCCGTTAAATAGACGAAAAAAGCTGTGGATTGGCTGGAACgaggaaaacaaataaaatgattggATTACGATATAAGAGCCGCTTGCACTATGCGgctacaacaacaacaaaatatttttattcatttagattcgaggtaaacaagtacactaatgaacgtcaaaaaaattaaattaattgtaaatttacatttactaccacttcgcaagtcaagggcgtagagcgggtaagaagaactgacaagaaactttccgccactctatTCAATTGCCacgtttttaatacaaattgtttgaactggagcaaatcaatcccaaggattagcatcatttaagtattcgtcacattaataaaaagctttattaattaatttacctacttttaacgagggctttaaagttatttagtgatagttctctaatttcgcttgtgAGTCTGttgtaaaatacaatttccatacaagaagtggtttatcttctggagcctggttggtcgcacactcaaattagttctatttcgcgtattatactggtgaaagtcaccatttgttttaaaatcgtttaatttttttgtacaagcttcaagaatatattgaccggataatgtcataatatttagttccttAAATTTATTCCATACCGACTCCCTCGGGGAAACACAACAAATACCCCGTACAGCCCGCGTATACCTAGTCACTGAGAGGATGGAGGCCTATGTCAAAGGACaagctgtaaaataaaaattaaccgaCGTGCCGATAATTTAGTAAAAGGTAATGTACTAGAATAAGTTTTTAcaggtattatttatatttatttgttattacaatGGGAAATTTGTTGACTGTTACCGATATCAAGTACTTTGTACCTATTTCAACCGCAGTACTGATTACGACGTTtctgtgtgtttgtgtgtgtaatTTCATACTAGCTTTCGTAACATCCGTAGGGTGGGTAATTACTCTTTAATCCGCGGCTCTAAAAGCCAATATTGCAGTCGTAAGTATAGTCgtttgtataagtgtaacctattgtggatgcgtccagtgtgtttgttttgtgttttatttttgactttgtttttattaaaaggatgtttctgtttggtttccgaataaataaataaataaataagtaagcCCAATGTCAATTGTATGGAAAAACTTTGCgccttataaaaaatttgcgCAAAGTTGCAATGAAAGAACACTACAAGACAGGTGCCGCGATGACTCGAATGTAGTCTATTTAATCAACAAAGTGTATCCCTAATCCGAAACGAATGAGTATGAATCAACACAATAAATTCTCATATTCATGTATGTTAATataggttatttttaaaaagagtaaaaTGTGTAACGGAaagtgaaataatatatattttatacaatatttctatcaagttatatttaaacagtttatgaataaaataaaacaattattaatgctCCACTgtacaagttttattttaaaattgttaaatgatAGTCCATTGTTGCAACTGCAAAAGTACGAATTTCTACATACAAAAGTCTAGCCAAGAAAGAGGTTCCCATTTCTAAACGTCATCCCATCCAACCATCATTAGTCGTCCTTCATCAAAGCGGCAATTTTATCTTGAAATTTACTCTCAGGATCATATTTCGCCTGGAGTTCAGCCGCCAATGCTGTTTTTTTCTCGAATATTATTGTGATTAGTTTTCGGACGTTCTTTCTTTGAATATCTGAACATTTGCCGCAGGCTGTAGCTATCACTTCCGGTAGCATGTCTGAAAACAGAATGGCAGACAATTTTTTAACGGAGTATTTAACGCTGATGAAAAATGTTCGCGCTTAGTTTCATGTATTGTGATTACGGAAGCTTCATGGAAAACCGGGTAGGATTTTTGTTGATATGTTCTGATAAAAATTTCCTATCTTcacaatatttgatttttttttcttatgtacTCATATGATGATGAACTTTAAATGATTCAAGATCAAAATTAGCcatttaatcataatttttgaGCACTTTTGAGATGAGTTTCAAAGTAATCAAGTTTATTCTTAACACATTCAGCAGCGGTGCCGCCCACTCGTATCCGTGCTAGCGTCCCGTTCATTTTGTCGTCGGGTGCCAAATACTAGGATCCGAATATTCGGCACCCGACATGCTGTATGCCGACCACTCGGTAccgaaaaattatctttttatattattatcatttacaataataaaattcgacATAAATAGTTTTGGTCCATTCCATTCCATTGTTAaggcattcaatgtgttaacaaatatatttttttataaaaaaaataatagataccTCGGTAATCCTGCGCAAATTCGGTGTCACAAGGACCCTTGTCAAGAAAACAGTTGATGTAGGCCAGTAATAGAGTGTCATCAGAGATTATCTTATCCACATCCACGTTGTTATATTTTTCGTCATAGCCAAATATTCCCTGGGATAAGATCAGGAAGGATATGATGAAAAGAAACATCTGAAAATCATTTTCACTTTGTAGACACGgacatagacatatcattaattactaacaaaatacactcacagaaacacacaaaataacagtaatagaagaaaaaaaaagaaaaaaaaatgagagacaacatttttttttaaacgtttaaaGAATGTAATGCGTGCAAGCTGTGGTTGTcattggccctggctcagcattatgctgaggagcagactgttccacagcgctggtcattctgctgGTATTTACAGTGCAGCAATTGTTTTTCTccttttcaatataattcgTTGCTTTAAGATTAGATTAGGAGCATGAGGTGCAGTGATGGTCTAATTTAGAGTACGACTAACATCACtgaaccaatggactttttgtcTTTTGTGCGTCTAAAattcgctcgaacagtgaaggaaaacatcgtgaggaaaccgccaTGCATTAGACAAAAAAGTCGATATAGTGGCAcgggaggctgatcacctacttgattATTTGATTGACCaatttgaggcccagacctagtATCACCACAGATTTTTTTGGGAACATGttatgatagtaataataaatttatttgcaagaaaatGGTACATTTATAACGATCTATCATAAAAATCCACAcaaaaataggcatgcaaatgatacattactttttatcaagtcatataataagaacatcagttataataataagtctttacgtatactatatgtatttacaatcaATTGTTGTCAAACTTATAGGCTAAACTTAGTTATTCAAATTTGTGACAAAGAGTTTATTAGACTCTTATTGTCGTTGATTCTATGTCTCTTATTGAACGGctgattattattgaaaattatttaaagtaatttaatctaattgaatatttttccatttaataaatatttaattatttcacaaCACAGACACATTTACCATGATGACCACGACGCATGAAAACTAGGTAAGTAAGTTATTGCCATATCAAGAAAACGGTGatgaaaattatgataattaaacaattaaacctTTAATTTTACCCATAATTAGATTAGTTCACACTTTCATGACTAAGCTATACTAACAGCGTTATAGCAtgttaataactattataaatattaattataataaacacatttatataacattaaacatGTGTCTTACACAATttacagaaacagaaaacaaatgaatgttaagttattttcatacaaaggtctatccacatacaccgatctgAATTTTCTATATCTTAGAtatatctctctctctctagaTTGGGTATGGCCGTAAATCACCTGGATCATGAGCAGCCAAATTAcgtattacttagttaaatgtatttaatattttttttaataatagcatCCTTTTGCAgatgtttgaacctttttttatgttataataatacataattccatcttttgatacatttttaaaactatattttttttgtcttattatttataaaaaaagtttaattttattacttacattgTTAACTTTTAGATTAACTTGTCACTCAAACTCATGGGAACTAACTACAATGTTtagaatttatagaaaaaacagcggaaaaacataattattatctttatctatttaacGAGCTCAATTTTACTATCCATAATATCGTATgcattatcttttattataatcctCTCATGgtatctaaaattaatatatttaatttaccgtttaaaatacattgaatGTAGATAGTTTTAGTATATGTActcttatttttcttataatgaaTAGTACAatcataaaaatgaaaaaggcGCCCACGtcataatagttaaaattatgtaatttcaaCGTAAGATCATTATTATCCAAACAAGAGAATTAAATCTAACCAATGCATCGAGATCAatcagagatttttttttggaataggAATACTCTTCCTTAATTAAAATCCCaaaggctcttttatctctgccttttattaaattcaagaaatttattaaagaaaagctgtgtaaaatggcttattataaagttagtgattatctagttgataaaagggcctgggactagtgctgggcaggctacttataattaatttgctatatttgttttaaatattatagaattgtttgatgatttgcttttcttttttaaaagagtaccgagagttttttacgccggctttttctctcggccaacaccctctatcttctttgccgatgagtagggatgccaacaggttcgaatttaatgacgtggaataagtgatactcTAAAACGGGCCACAAATTACAAGACCactaaaacaaacttaatttaacacaactaatacttatattaagaaCTGTTAACTAACCAATTTTTGTATGGATTCATGAATAAAGCTCTAATAATAGTAATGTTTGTTCAGTTTTGTTTAgttcttaattttctttagtttttataatatttttatttatttaaatatatattgttcagATTTCATCATCTGAACATCAACCAACTGCTGATAATATATGATATGGATCACGTGTGTTCGAAATCTTAGCAACTGAAgagcaattttaattatattttatttgaactttGATCATCTGCTGACACGGCCCACGTGTGTTCCAAATCTTAACAGCTGAAGGTGCGCGATACATCTAATTAATAGCTCactagaataatattatatatgtgtaaataggtgtaattagttattaagataatgttattgaataaaaacttgCAAGTGACACCCGGATGGAACGAAGTTACTTTCAATTAATTAGTGAaggaattgtattttttttaattaaaaaatatagtgtaATATAACCTTAATCAGTGGGCTCAATTTTAGTAATGAAAGtgcctaaaattattattttgtaataatttattgtttcattttgaCAACAAATCTGAAGATAGAGACATCTATTGACACCTATGTCCATTTTTTCACGAAAGAGTTCCCGTTCCATCATAGAGATGTCGCTAGCTTCGCGGTTACAACTTTTCGTCTTATTTTTTCCGTCTAGCTCCCTTTCGTAACGCTCGATATGGAATTTCGTTCCAATAAATCAGATTTGAATATTGTCTTATTCATTTCTCGCGGTAGAGgtatgaattataaatagaaatatatttcaaagtgGCAAAaaccgagagttttttttataaaatataaggtatattttatataaaaaaactctcggttttttctttttctataaaatacagGGTTTTTTCTTAgcctatgtattttatataaatgtacagAGAATGATTAATTGTAAATCAAAAATCCCAATACAACCTTGGATATCTTGCCTGACTATGGAACGCAGAGTTCAAACGAGCATGCGATGTTACATTGTATTGTTTGAACGTAACATAGGTCAGAACCTAGCTTTAGATGCAAAAAGTCGGCGGTGTGCGCCAGGCACAAGGcttacttgcttattagattgacatatgatcatgaaacagatacagaaatttgttaCCTAGATATGATCGATTTAGAAGTAAGGGATTATCTTTTGGACTCGAATGGATCTATTCCATGAGATTCATATCACTTGCCAAGGCGTGAAGGTGACTTTGCAAGTATTGCATATGTagcatcaataaatataatctaaacaCAGTAACTATCAGCCAGCACTGTTCTTCTGTAACTACAACTTCTAACAAAAATGAAACTGGAAATTAAGTTACGCCTCTCAGCTGCTGAGGCCGttacaattgttaaaattattttggcaCACGGAAGTAATACTTAGTTTAGACTGCCTCTTGCTTATAAGAAGAAAGGAACTGTGAGCGAAGACTTTAATATTCCAGTCAAGAAGAgagttacaaaattttaaaaggctaTCGTAGTATGAGCGAAGTTTCTAGCATTTTAGATCTTGCTCTTTTGCCGCAACTTTCTTGCCGATAGAGGTAGTTAGTTAGTTTGAATTAGTAATTGTGTAATTACATAACCGGTACGTCTTTATCATCACAAAGGATTGCATTTTACACAATTATCTGCATGGAGTATAATTATCGCTAGTATAAAAGTCTAATGGGGTAAAGTTATATTTCAATTGCTGCTTTGATATAATAaaggtaagttttatttactcttAGTATTCGTTTAtacataaagtatatatacgtTATCATAGATCA comes from the Pieris rapae chromosome 3, ilPieRapa1.1, whole genome shotgun sequence genome and includes:
- the LOC111001994 gene encoding ejaculatory bulb-specific protein 3: MYTRLILFILFICGDSQKLYDSRYDYYDTDFLVKNPRLLKKYINCFLNEGPCTPIGKDFKLALPEIVRTACSRCSPSQKRLAQKTFEAFNLYLHDDYNTLKSRLDPENRFFANFLRTISKSR
- the LOC111001993 gene encoding ejaculatory bulb-specific protein 3; this translates as MSHSALASSLGPLYRVKDFMMRAVFVLACLVLAVSAVEKYSSKYDNFDVDTLISNERLLKTYINCFLDKGRCTSEGADFKKHLPEAIETTCGKCSEKQKSNIKKVIKAIQQKHPKQWDELVKKNDPTGKHRENFDKFIQGS
- the LOC111001988 gene encoding ejaculatory bulb-specific protein 3-like, whose protein sequence is MFLFIISFLILSQGIFGYDEKYNNVDVDKIISDDTLLLAYINCFLDKGPCDTEFAQDYRDMLPEVIATACGKCSDIQRKNVRKLITIIFEKKTALAAELQAKYDPESKFQDKIAALMKDD